The Fibrobacter sp. UWT2 DNA segment TTGCGAGCGAGAAAGGCTTCAAGAAAGTCGTTTCTGTAGGACATACTACGCTCCCATTTTGGAGAGGAGAAGGGTTTGCATTTTGGTTAGGGTTTGATTTTCTCTGTTGTGCAATTTAATTTTGGTAAATATCGGTATATATTCTTGTTTTAATGCTTTAAATTGCTCTTCCGACGGAATTACTATTGGAAAATCTTCAATTTGCGGACCACTAATGTGCAAAATTGTAGAACCTGTATTCACACGAGATACATAATCAGAAAACTTTTCCATTTTCAAAGACATATAGATATAATGCTGCTTTTCAATAGCATTCGTTCTTAGTCGAGCTACTCGCTGTGCAAGAAGTAGAGGTAAATCGTATTCTGTTACTAAAGACCAATTCTTTCCTACTTTTGAACCGTCCATGCCAATGACGACATCCCATTCTTGCAAATAGCATTTTGCTATTCGCTCAGTAATTTCATCATTATATTTTTTTACCGTATCCCAACGAAGGCTTTGCTCGGTAACATTTTCTCCACGTAAAGCGATAATCCCATCTTTGTCTGAATATCGTTCACCATCAAATGGAAAACCAGTAAAACAACTGCATAAATCTCCCAATTTTCCCTTAACAATAGAACTATCTTCTTGAAACATTTTGCGATAAATTGCACAAGCGGTTTGTTCGAGGGTGGCGATGAGTTTCTTGTTGGTTTCTATGCGGGTGGCGAGGGTGTTGTATTCGGCGACGATTTCGCGCTGTTTTTCAATCGCGGGGACGGGGACCTGGACTTCGCACATTTCTTCCCAGTCAAAGACTTCGCGGGCGCTGCCGTGAGAATGGAAGCGGGCGTAGCGGTCAAATTCCGGGCGACGGAACCACATCATCAGATATTCGGGATCCAAGGCGTTCGTATCAACGACTTCAAAAACGGTATAAATTGCCGAAACCAAAGCCGGTTCTTCATTTTCTTTTAGATAGGCAATTGCAATTTTATCTCCACGTCGTGACGTATCTGCGATATAAACAAATTGATTCGGATACACAATTTTATACGATGACATATCCGTGCCAATCGTATTAGCAATAGACGGGATAAACTCTTTCGTCACGCTTATCCCAAGCAGTCGTTCGACTTTCAAGTCCCTGTTCCGCACATCTACGGGCCGTATGTAGTCTCCAAGCCGTTTCATCATTCCACTTTATCCGATACCTTAAATTTGAAAATAGTTCCTTTTTGTCGAAAATAACGCGTAAACCATAAAAAAGGCAAGAAAAACGGGAGTATTACTTCCGAAATTCAGCGAAAATCGGGAGTAGCAGTTCAGAATATCTTGTTTTATCACACGGATTCGCTCAGGTCTAACGACCTTCGCTGTTTTTTACTTCCGTGAGTACCGTTAGGTACGAACCAATCCGTGTGACATTTATAGTTCAAATCCCAGGTTCTTGAAGACTTTGGCGAGTTCCTTTTCGCTTTCTTTTTCGGCCTTGAGGAGGGTGCGCATTTCCGCCTGGAGTTCGCGCATCTTTTCGTCAAAGTTCACGGCCTCGTCGCGGTTCTTGAATTCGATGTACTTGCTCGGCACGAGCGACCAGTTTTTCGCCTCGATTTCTTTTAGGGTGGCGGTGGCGCAGTATTCGGGTTCGTCCTTGATTTTCTGCGTTTGCCATTTGTGGTAAGTGCCGCTGATTTTTGCGATGTCCTCGGCGCTGAACTGGGTGTATTTCTTTTCGAAGGGTTCGCCCATCTGGCGCAGGTCCATAAAGAGCACTTCGCCTTTGCGGTTACGATACTTGCGCATGGCATCGCCGACCTTGACTTCGCGGGCGGTCTTGTTGTTGTTCAGAATCCAGAGCGTCACGCTGATGTCGGTGGAATAGAACATGTTGCGGGGCAGAATGAGGATTGCCTCGACCTTGTCGTTCTGCAGGAGTTCCTTGCGGATTTGCTGTTCGTCGCCTTCGCCGCTGAGCGCACCGTTACTGAGCAAGAAGCCCGCCACGCCGTTTTCGGAGAGTTTCGAGAGGATGTTCAGAATCCAACCGTAGTTCGCGTTGCTCGTGGGCGGCACGGTGTAGCCTTTCCAGCGCGGGTCGTCGAGGAGTTCGTTTTCGGCACGCCACGATTTCTGGTTGAACGGCGGGTTCGCCATGATAAAGTCGGCTTTCAAATCCTTGTGCTGGTCTTCGGCGAAGGTGTCGGCGGGTTTGTCGCCCAGGTTGCCGGAGATACCGCGGATGGCGAGGTTCATCTTCGCTAGTTTGTACGTGGTGCCGGTGTATTCCTGGCCATATACGGAGACTTCGCGCTTGTTGCCGTGATGCGCCTCGATAAACTTCATGCTCTGCACAAACATGCCGCCCGAACCGCAGCAGGGGTCGTAAATCTTGCCGCGGTAGGGTTCAATCATTTCGGCGATGAGTCCGACGATTGTCTTGGGCGTATAGAATTCACCCTTGCCCTTGCCTTCGGCGATGGCGAACTTGCCGAGGAAATATTCATAGACGCGGCCAACGACATCCTGTTCCTTGTCCTTGATGGTGTCGATGCCGTCGATGTCGCTGATGAGCGCCGCGAGTTTCGCGGTGTCGAGCTGCAGGCGCGAGAAATAGTTGTCGGGGAGCGCCCCGCGCAACGCCTTGTTCTTCTTTTCTATGTTCGCAAGCGCGGTATCGATCAGGAGCGCAATGTCGCTTTGGCGGGCGTGCTCGATGATAAAGCTCCAGCGGGAAGTTTCTTCCAGGTAAAAGACGTTGTCCTTGTTGTAGAACTCGGGCATCTCTACGTATTTCTGGCGGCCGGCGGCGATAAGCTTTTCGCGCTGTTCCTCGAACTTGTCGCTTGCGAACTTGAGGAAGATAAGCGAAAGCACCACGTGCTTGTATTCAGCGGGTTCCACGCTGCCGCGCAACTTGTTCGCAGACTCCCAGAGGGACGCCTCTACGGACTTTTCGGGGACGGATTTTTTAGAAACTTTTGGCATAGTGGAAATATATAATAATGGAGTGACAATGAGGTGACAGAAATGGGGTTTTAGAGGCAGCGCCCCTCTCCAATAAAATCACCCGTAGTATTTCTCGTAAAAGGCCTTGAATGCAGGGATTTCTTCAGCTACGGAATAGGCCGTTTTCATATAGCGGTTGAACAATAGCGCCTTGAACCCTTCGGGCACGCCGTCATCTTCCCGGAATTCCTTCACGTAGCACCTGTATTCTTCAATCTGGTCTTTGTCGTCGCCCATGGAGGCGTAACACCGCTCGTAGAACCAGAGCATCGCCTTGTCCTGATCCTTACCCTCGAAGGGATTTTCACTTTCGTTCTTGAAGTATCTGAAGAATTGCATCATGAAAAATATACATCAAAAAAAATCCGAACGGGCCTATTGACAAACTTGATTTTTGAATTTATATTGTAGTGCACAAGTGTGTAGTCTTTAGTATGGTTCTGTCAAGTCATTCAGTATTTTTTTCCAAAACTGCGGGTTAACTGCATTCTGGCTGCGGTTTCGGATGGGCTGACGTATTTTTGATTCCTTTTTCGTAAAGAATAAAGTATTTTAGGGATAATCCAGGAAGACTGTGGAGGCGTTATGTCATCAGAAGTAAGAATCTATAAAGGCCATTATACCAGCGGATCTGCCGTTTGGACTTTTGCGGATAACCGTTTGTACTCTGGTCATTATGCCAGCGGTACGGCTGCGTATTGCTTTGACAATGGTCGCATTTACAAGGGCCATTACGCTAGCGGCACTTCGGAATGGTGTGTAAAAGACAATCGCATTTATGCGGGACATTATGCCAGCGGCACTGCGGAATACTGCATTGACGATGGCCGAATTTTCGAAGGTCATTATGCCAGTGGTTCCGCTATTGCTTGCGTTGATAAGGCTCGGGATTTGCCTCTTTACGTGCTTGCCTTTGTGGCGACGTTGTTTTGATTAATAATCCAAATTTTATTCCGAATAGGAAAAAGGGGCTTTTTGCTAACCGAGGTCCCGTGCAAATATAACAAAATTCCACAAAAAAGCGATAATAAAATAAAAACGGGATTATTATGCAAAAAATCAATTATAGACAGTTGAACGTTACCGTATTCCAGGACACTGCAGAACATTGCCGTACCAACGCGCGGCTCCGCGAATCCATCGCGCAATCCAGACAGGCGCAAAAGTTCACGGGCGAATGCGAATCTGTCACCGTCGAAAACCGCAACATTTATGCGGAGCAGGCCAAGGTCATTGTTTCACAAAAGCGAACATTCGAAGCGGCGCAGGCATACGCAGGCACCAAAGTCGCAGCACTCAACTTTGCATCGGCTTCGTGCCCGGGCGGCGGCGTCACAACGGGGGCAGGCGCCCAAGAAGAAAGCCTTTGCAGGTGTTCGACTTTGTACGACTGCCTCAACGATCAAAAAATGTGGGAACTTTTCTACGAGCCGCATCGCCGTCAAAGAAATTCGCTGCACACCGATGACTGCATTTACACGCCGGGCGTAACCGTATTCAAGACCGACGTTTCGGCCCCTGAATTGCTCAGCGAAACGGACTGGTACAATGTAGATATCATCACGTGCGCGGCGCCGAACCTGGGCTACAGCGACGTCACAATTTCAGACGAGGCGCTCAAGCAACTCCACATCAAGCGACTCCGCCGCATTCTGGATATCGCCATTTTCAACAAAGTAGAAAACATCGTGCTAGGGGCATTCGGTTGCGGGGCATTCATGAACGACCCGAAAATCGTGGCAAGCGCCACCGCCGAGGTCATCAAGGATTACCTTTTCGCCTTCAAGACGATCGAGTTCGCGGTATTCTGCCGCCCCGGTTTTGAACAGAACTACAGGGAATTCAGCAAAATCAACTCAACCATTCTCGAAAAATAATGTATTTTAAGTGATATGCCCTTAAAGATTGTTCGTAACGACATCACCAAAGTCAAGGCCGATGCCATCGTGAATTCCGCAAACAAGAACCCGATTTGCGGAGGTGGCACCGAATACCATATTTACCAGGCGGCAGGTTACGACAATCTCTTAAAGGCACGCGAACAAGTCGGCGCCCTGAACGTGGCCGAAGTTGCGGTCACGCCCGCATTCGCACTGAACGCCAAGTACATCATCCACACCGTAGGCCCCATGTGGAACGGCGGTGTTTCCGGTGAAACATTCGCGCTCGAAAATTGCTACACGCACGCCCTCGAAAAAGCGAAAGAACTCGGCTGCAGCTCCATCGCGTTTCCGCTCATTTCTAGTGGCGTATTCAGGTTCCCCAAAGACAGCGCATTAAAAATCGCCTTAAAGGCCATCGGCGACTTTTTGCAGACAAACGAAATAGATGTGCAGCTAGTCGTATTCGACCGCAAATCCTTCGAAGTCTCCGAAGACCTGTACAGTGACATTCACGCCTACATCGATGATAATTACGTACAAGATAAATACGACGATGTACATGATTATGTAAGGCAACGATGGAACGAAAGGGTATTCGCCTATTGTGACATTGAAGAAATGTCGAACGCAGTGGCTCCCGAAGCAGATGGTCTGCACACCGAGAGCCTCGACGACATCCTTGCGAAACCGGGTGAAACTTTCTGCGACAAGCTCTTCCATTTGATTCACGAAAAGAACCTGGACGATGTCGATGTCTACAAGCGCGCAAACCTGGACCGCAAACATTTCTCCAAAATCCGCAGCAACGTAGACTACAAGCCCACAAAAAAGACGGCACTCGCGCTCGCCATCGCGCTCCACCTGAATCTAGACGAAACAGCCGACCTGCTTTCCCGCGCAGGGTTAGCGCTCTCCCCCTCCAACAAGGGCGACCTGATCGTTTCCTATTTCATCGAGCGCGAAAAGTACGACATTTGGGAAATCAACAGCTATCTCTTTAAATTCGGCCAGCCCTCCCTCGGCGCATAACCGCCAAATTCGCCTTTTTTAAATGTCGCCTGCCAGGCGACCAATTTCGCCTTTACAGCATCTATAATTGTTTCCGTTCACCCTAAAAAGCCGCACAAATAGCGGCACGGAGGCAATCATGAAAAAAGGACTCACCGAAATCGTATTCATCCTCGACCGCAGCGGATCCATGAGCGGGCTCGAAAAAGACACCATCGGGGGCTTCAACAGCACCATCGAAAAGCAGAAGCAGGAATCTGGCGAGGCATACGTCTCCACTGTTCTCTTCGACACCGAAATGGAAGTACTCCACGACCGCGTTCCGCTCGCAAACATCGCACCGCTCACCGACAAGGAATACTACGCCCGCGGCTGCACCGCCCTGCTCGACGCTATCGGCGGCGCCATTCACCACATCGGAAACGTGCACAAATACGCCCGCGAAGAAGACCGCCCCGAAAAAACGATCTTCGTCATCACCACCGACGGCTACGAAAATGCAAGCCATAAGTATTCCGCCGAACGCGTAAAGCAGATGATCGAACGCCAAAAAGAAAAATACGGCTGGGAATTCATCTTCCTCGGCGCAAACATCGACGCCATCGAAACCGCCAGGAACTTCGGCATCGACGAATCCCGCGCCGCGAACTTCGTAAACGACGAACCAGGAATAGGCGTTATGTACGAGGCGCAATGCTGCCTCATGAGCGACATCCGCAACAACCGCGTCAACGAACGCCAGTGGAAAAAGTACGTAGACGCCGACTACAATCGTCGAAGCAAGAGGTAAAGCTATAGCTTTTTCCTATATTGTTTCGCATGAAACTGACTCAATTTTTTTCCAGCGCCTGCGCCATAGTCTTTATGGCGGGCGCTTTGACTTATGCCGCTGCAAAAAACGCCACCCCGGCCTACAACGAAGACATTAAAATCGTCAAGGTAAACGACAGCAATTTCGAAAGTGAAATTCTGAAATCCAAGAAGCCGGTGATTCTGGAAATTTCTTCGACCAGCTGCCCGCCGTGCCTCATCATGATCCCGACACTCATCGGCATCGCGAAAAACTACAGCGACATCAAAATCGCCTCGGTCGGCATCGACGAACCGGGCATCGAAAAAATAAAGGCATCGCTCCCGATCCAGGCCTTCCCCACTTTCTTCCTCATCAAGGACGGCAAGATTGTGAACAAATTAGTCGGCGCCGTCAAAGAAGAAGAATTGCTCGCGGCCTTGCAGTACACGCCTAAAAAAGGTGCCGCCAAGCCCGCCAAAAAAGCAAAGAATTCCCCGAAGAACCTTGTGTGCAAAACGCCCGGTCAGTTCAACGGCCTCAAAAATCTGGTCACGATCTCGTTCGTATTCGGCGCCACCGAAATCGAAAATGTCGACATCGTAACCGACGTATTCGTACCGCCCGAAATGAGCGACAGACGCGAACAGATGATCGAACACGTGCGCGCCAGCGGCAAGGGCGAGGTGGAGCCCACCATGACCGGGTTCCGCATGCACATCGACAACAACTGCCGATTCATGAAGGCTATGGACATGAAACGCACCTCGACTTACGGCGAGATGCGTGCTGGCCTTGAACTGCAAGGCTTCACCTGCGAATAAAGCAATTATTTTTCGTACCTTACATACGCAAAGCGCTTGCTGTCGGGGGCCCAGGAATTCACATTAATTGTTCCCTGGCCGCCGAACAGCTTGAGGATCGTACGCGGCTCGCTCCAGCCGGTTTTATCGCTACCCGTCATCAGGCGGATTTCCACATTCTTGTTCGGAACATGTTCGCCGGGGCGCACGTCGCGCTCATGGTAGGCAAGCATCACGACCTTCGTGCGGTCGGGCGAAATGTGCGGGAACCAAGTGTTCCAATGCGCATCGAAAGTCATCTGCGTCTGCTCGGAACCGTCGGCCTTCATGCGCCACGCCTGCATACGGCCGGTGCGCACTGAATTGAACCAGATGTATTCGCCGTCGCAGTCATATTCCGGGCCATCGTTCAAGCCGAATGCTGTCGTAAGTTGCGTTTCATTGCCTCCGGCCGCAGGAATGGTGTAGATATCGTATTCGCCATTACGTTCGGCGCAGTAGGCGAGCGTTTTCCCATCCGTCGTAATCCCGTGAAGGTAGCTTGGGGCTAGGGGAGTCACCAGTTCCGGCACGCGGCCGTCAAAGAAAATCTTGTAAATGCGCGAAAGCCCGTCTTCCTTGGTGTGGTGGCTTACGAAAAGTCCCAAGTTATCGGGCGAAAGCACGTGGTCGTTGTTGCAGTTGTCCACGAAGTAACTCGGCACTTCGCTCACGTCGCCCGAGGCAATCTCGTATTTATAGATGCGACCTTCGCTATTGAAAGAGAGGAATTTTCCGTCGGCGCTCCAGTTGGGCGCCTCAATGACGCGGTCAAATTCCTTGAGCAGTTTTGTTTCACCGGAAACAATATCGAAAACCTCAAGATAGGACTTGTTGCCGCTGCGGTCCCAAATCTGAGCGGGGGAGAGCTCGAACGGGTAAGACACACCCCAATTTGCCCGGAGCGAATCCATCTGCGTCATCATCTGCATCGTTTTGCTATGCGGGATTTCGGCACATTCCTTCAGTCCCTTTTCAAGGGCGGCCTTGCAAGCAAGCACCTCGTACTCGTAGCAGTTTTTGATTCGTGGGGGAGTCTTGGATTCCACCATCTGCCCGGCAACGTCAAAAAGCTGGATTTCGACCATGTCGTTCAGGTTCTGCACACGGATGAACCCATCCGTACCGTAAATGACACCTTCGTTTTTAAGGGGCGCCACCATCGAAGTTTTCAAATGCGCCACCTGGCCGTTTGCATAAACCAGGTCAATCCAGTCCGTGGCATCCACACCCGTGTGGAACTTGACGCAGTGGGTCTTGGTCTCCACGATATGATTTTCGACACCGGCAATTTCAGCATCCGTCAAAAAGATATCCGCAAAAGTCAGGCTATAAATGCCCAGGTCCAAAAGGGCGCCACCCGCCAGAGCCGGGTTACGCAATCGCTCGATATGCGAAAGCGGCATCGAAAAGTCGGCTTCCACACCTTTCACCTTCCCGATCTTGCCCCCGGCAATCCAGTCCTTGACCATCTGCACCGCCGGTAAAAAACGAGTCCACATCGCCTCGCTCAGGAACACGCCCTTCTCTTCGGCAAGGGCTACCACCTCGGAAGCCATCAGCGCATTGGCCGTAAACGCCTTTTCGACCAGCAGGTTTTTACCATGTTCCAGGCAAAGCAGAATATTGTTGTAATGCTCGGAGTGGGGGGTAGCCACATAAATCAGGTCCACCTGGGGATCCTGCACCAAATCCAGGTAGCTGCCGTACGCGCGACCAAAGCCATATTCTTTAGCAAATTTTTCTGCCTTATCCAATGAACGGGATGCCACAGCGTAAGCTTCTACGCCGCGATCTTCAATCGCCTTGACCGCCGCAGCCATCTTCGTCGCAATATGGCCACATCCGAGAATTGCAAATTTCATAAAAACCTCACTACTTAATATAGACTAGTTTAGGCGATCCGTGCCTAAAAAAATCACCTATAAATGGACTCAATCGTATACATCAACAGCCGGTTTTCTGCTGTTGATAAGTTCAGATTTTCCACCATCATCCATTTACACCTATCAACAGGTGTGTTAATATAGAGTTTATATTATGTTAATATGCATAAGTAGCGATTTTTCAATTCAAACACATTATCCACAAATGTGCAAATTTGTTTCACGTGAAACTTTCGTTTTTTTGAAATTTTTGGTGGACTAAATTTTGTCTGTTGATACAGCGTCGACATTTATCCCAAATTTATTCACTATATTGAAAGATGTTGAAGATTTTGCAACGATGGTTGTTAATAGGATGTTTACAAAATTTATCAACAAAAGGCGACCTTTCATGGTGGAAAAAAAGTTTTTCTAGAAAAAACTAGAATTTCACGACGCGGGGAGAGGCGCCAAAGGCGTAGAACGTGGCAGTCGCATCCTTAAAGTAGAGCGTTTCGGTATTGTCGTCATCGGGCGAATACATGAACTTGAGTTCGGGATAGTGCTCGAGCATATGGACCTTGGGTTCGCGACGGTCATCGCGGACAAGCGTACCGGCAACGCGAAGCCACTTGTTTCCCTCGGAGTTCATGGCACAAATCTCGACCTTGCCGTTTTTCTGAATCTGCTTGGAGCAGTCCTTCGACTTGCCGGTCTGAATGTAGAGCTTGCCCTCGAAAATTTCGATGGTGCCGAAGGGGCGTACACGCGGCTGGTCGCCGTCAACCGTCGCCAAAAAGTAGGCGCCACATTCCTTGATGAAGTTCTTGACTTCTTCCATATTGATCTCCTATTTGGATTTTACTTCTTGATAAACTTTCAACATTTCATCCCCAAAGCAACAGAAAACGACCTTTTTGACGTTTTTTGCGGGGAACTTATCAACAGTCCGGATTGCAATCTCGGCAGCAGCCTTCCAGGGGTAGCCATAAACACCTGCCGAAATAGCGGGGAAGGCAACCGTCTCGCAGCCATTTTCCTCGGCCAGATCGAGACAGCTCTTGTAGCAAGATTCCAGAAGTTCGGGTTCACCATGCAAGCCATCCCGATAAACCGGACCCGGAGTGTGAATAACAAACTCTGCGGGGAGTCTGAAACCCGGAGTGATTTTGGCCTTACCCGTCTCGCAACCGTTCAGGGGAATGCAGGACCTCAAGAGCTCCGGACCTGCCGCCCGGTGAATTGCCCCATCGACACCGCCACCACCCAAAAGCGAACAGTTCGCCGCATTCACAATGGCGTCGACCTTCAGCTTGGTGATATCACCCTGGATAATTTCAGTCTCTATCATAAAAATCTCCATGAGAAATATACATAATTGGTAGGAGAATCAGAGCAAACCTTTCTCACAATTTTTTTATATATTAATACTACCGGGGGTTAATTCATGAAATTTCAAATAGCCTTACTCGCCATTATAACACTGGCGGAACTGTCAAGCGCACAGCTCCTGCCTCCTAAAAAAACAGAAAACATTCCAAAAATCGATAGTGCCCTTGTATTCAGAGTCAACTATGGCGATGAATCGGCTCCGATAGACGACCCTCAAAAGGAGGAGGAGCCGATAACGGAACCAACCAGAGGAAGAAGCCATAGTGGTTTCGATTTCAAGAGCTCCCTAATATGGACAGGAATTTGTGCCACCGAAGCAATCCTTTCAAAAGGGGCAAGCGCCAATTCCCTTTGCTTTCGTGGCCAGCCGTAAGGTTCTAAAAGAATGAAAATCGAACATGTCGCCATCTGGGTAAAAGACATCGACAAAATATGCGAATTCTACCGAAAGTATTTTGGTGGGGTAGTTCACCCGATTTATCATAATCCGGCAAAACAGTTCACCAGCCGGTTCATCACCTTCGACGACGGAGCTCGTTTGGAAATAATGCACAAACCAGAAATGTTCCACGTGGAACAATCGGAACATCTCGGGTATGCGCACCTATCTTTTTCTGTCGGTTCCAAAGAAGAGGTAGACCGCCTCACCCAAAAAATGTCCGAAGACGGAATCCAGGTGGTGGGGCAACCCCGAACAACCGGTGACGGGTATTATGAAAGTGTGGTTCTCGATCCCGAAGGCAATAGGGTAGAGATTACAGTTTAGAAAAAGGGCGGAGTTAGGTATGAGGAGAACATTCATTATATTGGCAGCGGCGTTTTTGAATGCCCATGCGATCGATTGTATTAGACACACATTCGATTATTTCGCAACGGACTTCGAAAATCATGTACTCGTCTTGCCCAGCGAAATGTTCCCGGATAGTATCCATCAGAAACAAAACGGACGAGTCAATACCATCAAGTATCATTGGACAGGCAATCACCTGGACAGCATGAGCCTATCCCAATCTTGCCTTGCCCGCGGTTACGAAAAAAAATCCACCTTCATTCCCGACTGGAAAATTGACTCCACCAAGGTAGGCAAGGTCAAGAAATACGACTGGAAATCTCTGAAAGACGGATGGCACTTTACGGTCTACCGCGGAAAAGATTCCGTCTATATCGATAATGACAATGAACAACACCAGATATTCTACCTCAAAAACGATACCATTTACGAAGTCAATAACTGGGTTCCCAGGAATTTGAAAACTTACCACGACCCCGATAATAAGAGCAAGTGTATTCGAAAAAGCGATAATAACTTTATCATCGACACTTATGAATACGAAATGAAGGGGAATACCCTTATCCAGAAATCAATCAAGTTCGACCATAACAGATACATCAAAGCCCCCGGCCCCTGCATGGGCGGCAACGAATATACCACTATATATTATAAGAAGTGAGATGTTTGGCCTTTGGCTTCGCCAAAGTCCGACACCCTGCGGTTACCAAATATATATGAAACTTGAAACTTTAGTTTCGTAGTTGAGTTATCCTCTATGAGGAAAAATATGCGAGCACATTTTTGCTTGGTAACCTTGGTTGTGTTTCACGTGGAACACAACCAAGCAAACATAAAACCTTTTACTATATTTCCCAATATGAAAAAGACATTCTTCATTATTCTTTCCCTCGCAGTCTATTCCCTTGCATTGGACTGTGTCAACCTTGCAACCTTTGGACAGATAAACACTCTCCCAAACGCACGACCAGATAGTGCAAGCACATATACCCTGATTCGCACCTTAGTCGGCGAAGAGCTTATAGAAACATTCGTTCCTCGTTATAACACAAGGAAAATAGTATGGAATGGAAACACCCTCGAAAAAACGATTAATTACGAAGGTAGCGACATTGATTCTTTAAAAGTCAAAAGTACTGTTTCGCAATCAATCACCATTGAACGAGACGGTGATAAAATTTATGCCATCTACGGCGGCGAAGGATCCAAATACGCAGATACAACCTACATCAGTCAAGACTCTTCATACGGCAGTTCTTCTACTCGCGGTTATAAGAACGGCTCTAGTTACGAAACGAGTCGAGTTGAAAAAAGAGTTGTCAGGAACGACTCCCTCTTTGTCTTAAAATCATTCTTCGAAAGCGGCAGCGATTATTTTTCTCGTGGCTATGACGGATATCTTATCACCCATGATCCCGACAACAAAGATCAATGCATCGAAAAGATATACCACTTTAACGATGACGATTCCATGGATGTGAAAGACAACATTCTCAGTATCTATACCATTGAAGAAACGGACAATGGTTTTGTGACAACGCGAAAAATGGTTAACGACAGCACCATTTATAAAGTTTTCTACGTATATAATGAGATGACCACATCCATCCATCATAAAGTTCGCCCGGCAGTCAATTACAAAAAGGCAAAACATTTCGACCTCCTCGGCCGCCCCGCCAACAAAAAATATATCATGAGTGTTCCACGTGGAACATTCTAACCTATTTTTTATTCACACAAAATCCACATTTATCAAAAACTTATCCACGGATATTTTTAAAAAGTGAAAGGGCACCAGCCCTTTTTTCTTGTATTCACATTTCATAATACTAAATTATGTTCGGGATATTCCATAAAAAGAATGTTCCACGTGGAACAATGAGTTATAGAGAAAACAA contains these protein-coding regions:
- a CDS encoding O-acetyl-ADP-ribose deacetylase; the encoded protein is MIETEIIQGDITKLKVDAIVNAANCSLLGGGGVDGAIHRAAGPELLRSCIPLNGCETGKAKITPGFRLPAEFVIHTPGPVYRDGLHGEPELLESCYKSCLDLAEENGCETVAFPAISAGVYGYPWKAAAEIAIRTVDKFPAKNVKKVVFCCFGDEMLKVYQEVKSK
- a CDS encoding VOC family protein, coding for MKIEHVAIWVKDIDKICEFYRKYFGGVVHPIYHNPAKQFTSRFITFDDGARLEIMHKPEMFHVEQSEHLGYAHLSFSVGSKEEVDRLTQKMSEDGIQVVGQPRTTGDGYYESVVLDPEGNRVEITV